Proteins encoded within one genomic window of Nonomuraea gerenzanensis:
- a CDS encoding MarR family winged helix-turn-helix transcriptional regulator — protein sequence MNEQADGPIGVVAALVRSTFLVNAVYEGSAREYGLTQQQGQLLCVLMARPYGMGDLGAVLGLAKSSLTGLVDRSERNGLVERRPDPQDSRAVRVRLTARGARLADEFYAETCRRVAELTSRMAADERDALAALLGRVVTDNKVPAVFVEPDRSH from the coding sequence GTGAATGAGCAAGCCGACGGCCCGATCGGGGTGGTGGCCGCGCTGGTGCGGTCCACGTTCCTGGTGAACGCCGTGTACGAGGGCTCCGCCCGCGAGTACGGCCTCACCCAGCAGCAGGGGCAGCTGCTGTGCGTGCTGATGGCGCGCCCGTACGGGATGGGTGACCTGGGTGCGGTGCTCGGCCTGGCCAAGTCCAGTCTGACCGGCCTGGTGGATCGCAGCGAGCGCAACGGCCTGGTGGAGCGCAGACCCGATCCGCAGGACTCGCGGGCGGTGCGGGTGCGACTGACCGCGCGGGGGGCCAGGCTCGCCGACGAGTTCTACGCCGAGACCTGCCGCCGCGTGGCGGAGCTGACCTCCCGGATGGCGGCGGACGAGCGCGACGCGCTGGCCGCCCTGCTCGGCCGGGTGGTGACGGACAACAAGGTGCCCGCCGTCTTCGTGGAGCCGGACAGGTCGCACTGA